The Coleofasciculus chthonoplastes PCC 7420 sequence GGAGTCGATCGCGTCAAGAATTATGGCACAAAGGCGCAACATCGGGTCATTTGCAACATGTGCGATCGCTCCGTTATGACTGTGATAGTGATACGCTGCTGATTGGTGTGGAACAGGTGGGGGATATTGCTTGTCATACCGGGGAACGCAGTTGTTTTCATCAGGTGGATGGGATAAAAGCTGCACCGCCTGCTGATACCTTGTCTCAGGTGTTTGAGGTGATTTGCGATCGCAGAGATAATCCTACCCCTGAATCCTATACCTGTAAGCTATTTAAGGGTGGGGATAATAAGATTCTTAAAAAGATTGGTGAAGAAGCCGCCGAGGTGGTAATGGCGTGCAAGGATGATGAGAAAGATGCGATCGCCTCAGAAGCGGCGGATTTGTTTTATCACACGTTGGTAGCATTGGCACATCACCAGGTTGATGTGCGGGACGTTTATCGCAAGTTACAGGAAAGACGGCGGTAAATAGCCGATAAAAACGGATGGGGATTTCCGCCGATTTTGTTCAAATTAATAACACCGGAAGGCTAAGAGTTAATCATGACATCCTTGTTTTTTAAAGGATTTATTCGGGATATTCGGTATAATCCCCAGTTCCGTTCTAAGCTGCAAGTTTATCCGCTTAATTCCTTTGATATTAATACAGCCTCCTCTTCTGGCATTATCGAATTAGATAGTCCAGAAAATACATTAGCCTTCTCAAAATGGGTTTCTCCTAAAAGAACTCGGTCTTATCCTTTTTCCAGAATCTACAATACCTATTACTTAAATACTAAAAAAGTTACGATCATTCCAATTATTAAGGATGAAGGACTGGCTGGTGATCATGATCGGATTAACTTTATTACCTTTTCTTGGATGAGTTTGTTAAATGTCTACATTATCTTGGCTTGGTATGAAAATGCTGAAAAGGTTAAGGCAAACTCAGATAAGCTAACCAAACAAAAATTCAATCCTGCTTACGTTAGAGAAAAAATTAACGAAATAGCTAACTATCAATTAACAGCGTTACACTGGAACACGACTCATTTTCAAAATGACTTTAACGATATCTATAGAACCGCTGTCAATCGGTATCAAGTGATCTCGCAAAATCAAGGCGTTCCAGTGCGAAGCCAAAATAATCAACTGGCTGTCCTGGAACAGTTTAATGTGAACAACGATTTCAGTCTAGAAAAGTTCAAAGATTATACCCTGCCCAAATCTCTCAAAGCTGCTCAACGAGAAGTCCTAACCAGGCATGAGTTGGAATATTTAGCAGACGGAGATAAAGGAATATTTGAAATTTCTAATTATTTAGGCGGACAGTATTATCTCACAGTCGATGAAGTTTATCAAGAGGATAATAGGTACATTCTACAAGAATCAAAAAATAGTCGCGAAAAATTGCCCACGTTAGCAGATATTAAAGATGGATTATTTAAACTCATCTTGTTTGCCAACTTAGAAAAACTCTTGATTGATGATTCTGAAATT is a genomic window containing:
- the hisIE gene encoding bifunctional phosphoribosyl-AMP cyclohydrolase/phosphoribosyl-ATP diphosphatase HisIE gives rise to the protein MSSTVSSTSSQAIPVEKIRYNDQGLVPAIVQDYLDGTVLMMAWMNRESLQKTLDTGETWFWSRSRQELWHKGATSGHLQHVRSLRYDCDSDTLLIGVEQVGDIACHTGERSCFHQVDGIKAAPPADTLSQVFEVICDRRDNPTPESYTCKLFKGGDNKILKKIGEEAAEVVMACKDDEKDAIASEAADLFYHTLVALAHHQVDVRDVYRKLQERRR